One Oncorhynchus clarkii lewisi isolate Uvic-CL-2024 chromosome 28, UVic_Ocla_1.0, whole genome shotgun sequence genomic region harbors:
- the LOC139387286 gene encoding apoptosis-associated speck-like protein containing a CARD isoform X1, with translation MPKTVGDTLIGVLNDLGMTKLKWFRLKLCERKQEPKIRKGNVENLDPIDLADLLTRTFTEDGALDVAIEVLRAIDCHDGAKELTDFKKDYFTAQESSVMSGAAKGSALGPNNIIKDKHFVDHHRTALIDRVSQVAPILDRLLERGVITSNAYSDVRAEKTKQNRMRELIDVPLKASGSKGKDVFLDILMEQEPYLISELKGE, from the exons ATGCCGAAAACCGTTGGCGATACATTAATTGGTGTCCTTAATGATTTGGGAATGACTAAACTGAAGTGGTTCAGACTCAAACTCTGTGAACGCAAGCAGGAGCCAAAAATTCGCAAGGGCAATGTTGAAAATTTGGACCCAATAGACTTGGCAGACCTTCTGACCCGTACCTTCACTGAAGACGGGGCTTTGGATGTGGCTATAGAGGTATTGAGGGCAATTGACTGCCATGACGGCGCAAAGGAACTGACGGATTTCAAAAAAG ATTATTTTACAGCTCAAGAATCTTCGGTAATGTCGGGTGCTGCTAAGGGAAGTGCGCTTGGACCAAATAACATTATCAAAG ACAAACACTTTGTGGACCATCACCGGACGGCCCTGATCGACAGAGTGAGCCAGGTGGCACCCATCTTGGATAGGCTCCTGGAGAGGGGAGTCATCACCTCAAATGCCTACAGTGACGTGAGGGCTGAAAAAACCAAACAGAACAGGATGAGGGAGCTCATAGATGTCCCTCTGAAAGCATCTGGGTCCAAAGGCAAAGATGTGTTCTTAGATATCCTTATGGAACAGGAGCCATACCTAATCAGTGAACTGAAGGGGGAATAA
- the LOC139387286 gene encoding apoptosis-associated speck-like protein containing a CARD isoform X2: MPKTVGDTLIGVLNDLGMTKLKWFRLKLCERKQEPKIRKGNVENLDPIDLADLLTRTFTEDGALDVAIEVLRAIDCHDGAKELTDFKKAQESSVMSGAAKGSALGPNNIIKDKHFVDHHRTALIDRVSQVAPILDRLLERGVITSNAYSDVRAEKTKQNRMRELIDVPLKASGSKGKDVFLDILMEQEPYLISELKGE; the protein is encoded by the exons ATGCCGAAAACCGTTGGCGATACATTAATTGGTGTCCTTAATGATTTGGGAATGACTAAACTGAAGTGGTTCAGACTCAAACTCTGTGAACGCAAGCAGGAGCCAAAAATTCGCAAGGGCAATGTTGAAAATTTGGACCCAATAGACTTGGCAGACCTTCTGACCCGTACCTTCACTGAAGACGGGGCTTTGGATGTGGCTATAGAGGTATTGAGGGCAATTGACTGCCATGACGGCGCAAAGGAACTGACGGATTTCAAAAAAG CTCAAGAATCTTCGGTAATGTCGGGTGCTGCTAAGGGAAGTGCGCTTGGACCAAATAACATTATCAAAG ACAAACACTTTGTGGACCATCACCGGACGGCCCTGATCGACAGAGTGAGCCAGGTGGCACCCATCTTGGATAGGCTCCTGGAGAGGGGAGTCATCACCTCAAATGCCTACAGTGACGTGAGGGCTGAAAAAACCAAACAGAACAGGATGAGGGAGCTCATAGATGTCCCTCTGAAAGCATCTGGGTCCAAAGGCAAAGATGTGTTCTTAGATATCCTTATGGAACAGGAGCCATACCTAATCAGTGAACTGAAGGGGGAATAA